From a single Bacillus pumilus genomic region:
- a CDS encoding ABC transporter ATP-binding protein, protein MLKRFLSYYKPYMGLFIVDFSCAVLAALLELSFPLAISKVMDDLLPNGDWEAIWFWGSMLLILYVISSTMHYVVTYFGHKLGINIETDMRNQLFSHVQRMSFRFFDQKKTGKLVSRMTNDLMDIGEIAHHGPEDLFIAVMTLTGAFGLMLSINWQLAVLTFIVVPFLIGLSVYFTKKMSAAFDKMFSSIGRFHSRVENNISGIRVVKAFGNETHEMDRFIEHNQQFRETKLATYQMMAVHTAVSHFLIKSVTVFGLVCGAWFVLQKNMTYGEFVSFVLLTGIFLGPIQQINAVIEMYPKGAAGFKRFASLIDQSPDEKDVDDAIKVNHLKGDIVFEHVSFQYESGKPVLHDINLEVKQGETIAIVGPSGAGKSTLCSLLPRFYEWQEGTITIDGIETRKMTLPSLRSQIGVVQQDIYLFHGTIRENILYGKLQASDEEVWEAVEKAQLKDLVNSLPKGLDTIIGERGMMLSGGQKQRISIARIFLKNPPIFILDEATSSLDTETESFIQASLEELAEGRTTFIIAHRLATIQHADRIVVLTKEGIKEQGRHEDLLQMDGMYRRLYETQFRI, encoded by the coding sequence TTGTTAAAGCGTTTCTTATCATACTACAAACCATATATGGGTCTGTTTATCGTAGATTTTTCCTGTGCGGTGCTGGCTGCGTTACTCGAATTATCCTTTCCACTCGCAATAAGTAAAGTCATGGACGACTTGCTGCCAAATGGGGATTGGGAAGCCATTTGGTTCTGGGGAAGCATGCTCCTCATTTTATATGTCATCAGCTCCACTATGCATTACGTTGTCACTTATTTTGGCCATAAATTAGGCATCAATATTGAAACGGATATGAGGAACCAGTTATTTTCTCATGTGCAAAGAATGTCCTTTCGCTTCTTTGACCAAAAGAAAACGGGAAAGCTCGTCTCTCGTATGACAAATGATTTAATGGATATTGGAGAAATCGCTCATCATGGTCCAGAGGATTTATTTATTGCGGTGATGACACTGACTGGTGCCTTTGGGCTTATGCTATCTATTAACTGGCAGCTTGCGGTTCTCACCTTTATTGTCGTTCCATTCCTTATAGGATTATCCGTCTATTTTACGAAAAAGATGTCCGCTGCTTTTGATAAAATGTTCTCAAGTATTGGACGATTCCACTCACGTGTTGAAAACAATATTAGTGGAATACGTGTTGTGAAAGCATTCGGGAATGAGACACATGAAATGGATCGTTTTATTGAACATAACCAGCAGTTTAGAGAAACAAAACTAGCCACTTATCAAATGATGGCAGTCCACACAGCTGTAAGCCATTTTCTCATTAAAAGTGTTACAGTTTTTGGTCTTGTATGTGGTGCATGGTTCGTATTGCAAAAAAATATGACGTATGGAGAATTTGTTTCATTTGTTCTTTTAACAGGCATCTTCTTAGGACCTATTCAACAAATCAATGCTGTCATTGAAATGTATCCAAAAGGTGCAGCGGGCTTTAAACGATTCGCATCACTCATCGATCAATCGCCAGATGAAAAGGATGTTGATGATGCAATCAAAGTCAATCATTTAAAAGGCGATATTGTATTTGAGCATGTGTCTTTCCAATATGAATCAGGGAAACCTGTTCTGCATGACATCAACCTTGAGGTCAAACAGGGGGAGACGATTGCCATCGTAGGTCCTTCTGGTGCTGGAAAATCTACGCTTTGCAGTCTGCTGCCTCGTTTTTACGAATGGCAGGAAGGGACCATTACGATTGATGGTATTGAGACAAGAAAGATGACACTCCCGTCACTTCGCAGTCAAATTGGTGTCGTGCAGCAAGATATCTATTTATTCCATGGAACAATTCGCGAAAACATCTTATATGGAAAACTACAGGCATCTGATGAGGAAGTATGGGAGGCAGTAGAGAAGGCTCAATTGAAAGATCTTGTGAATAGCTTGCCAAAAGGGCTGGATACGATCATAGGTGAGCGCGGGATGATGTTATCTGGCGGACAAAAGCAGCGGATTTCCATTGCGCGTATTTTCCTTAAAAATCCGCCAATTTTTATCTTAGACGAAGCTACATCTTCGCTTGATACGGAGACAGAGTCCTTTATCCAAGCATCACTTGAAGAACTGGCTGAAGGACGAACAACGTTTATCATTGCGCATCGTCTAGCCACTATACAACATGCCGATCGCATTGTTGTTTTAACAAAAGAAGGCATAAAAGAGCAAGGAAGGCACGAAGACCTTCTTCAAATGGACGGAATGTATCGGCGGTTATATGAAACACAATTTAGAATATAG
- a CDS encoding rhamnogalacturonan acetylesterase, translating to MTTIYLAGDSTVSSYPDRPVQGGWGEFLHRYTAHGVSAENRAIGGRSSKTFIEEGRLDDILADIQPGDWLFTQMGHNDASTEKPERHTDPFTTYKSYLSQYIHGARAKGATPLLLTPVGRFHEKDGEYINDFPDYCAAMKELADEEEVLLVDLNTASLQFYQISGIEKTTSYFMLSTGIEDRTHFTKEGADAIARLVSLELKDLGLTIV from the coding sequence ATGACTACCATCTATTTAGCTGGTGATTCAACCGTTTCATCTTACCCTGATCGTCCTGTTCAAGGAGGATGGGGAGAGTTTTTACATCGCTATACAGCGCACGGCGTAAGCGCCGAAAACCGTGCAATCGGTGGAAGAAGCTCAAAAACATTCATTGAAGAAGGACGGCTTGATGACATATTGGCTGACATTCAGCCTGGGGACTGGCTGTTCACACAAATGGGTCACAATGATGCTTCAACGGAGAAGCCCGAACGACATACAGATCCTTTCACGACGTATAAAAGCTATTTGTCTCAATATATTCATGGAGCAAGAGCAAAAGGAGCAACACCGCTTTTATTAACGCCAGTCGGGCGATTTCATGAAAAAGACGGAGAATATATCAATGATTTCCCTGATTACTGTGCCGCTATGAAGGAATTAGCTGATGAAGAAGAGGTCCTTCTCGTCGATTTAAATACGGCAAGCCTTCAGTTTTATCAAATTTCCGGTATCGAGAAAACGACTTCTTACTTTATGCTATCAACTGGCATAGAGGATCGTACGCACTTTACAAAAGAAGGAGCAGATGCGATCGCACGACTTGTTTCTCTTGAATTAAAAGACCTTGGGTTAACGATTGTGTGA
- a CDS encoding helix-turn-helix domain-containing protein: protein MTTRTHTILRMKESRERSLSVKQTVSWLTASPMFLTSDGSVLIEMEGLEYELNAKDSMLIRSGINVIIQSLSSEQVVIHTVIFDQFTLANDAQNELVYKVNYDDLPDNGEIVKGSATLFSYIKQMKRSQSIQEQVKWLEDIMRIFQRQSKPYTEKVHYSIEMILQYMAEHYEQKLTRKDLAHKMGFHESYFSTFFKQSMGQSVTDYIAQIRIDEAKKRLLQTDDQIQMIARQVGYTDSLYFSRIFKQKTGRSPSQFRNNRRPERIAAFQFAGSLVALGIRPVCIDRETFLHSDILKDQLPGSLVIDEHTPDDIFKSLQLDLIIIPNYYYSKPALIKRLERIAPVLVLPYGGGHAVQEVLFTGRLLGREKEADDWVRRFEYLSQKARDDLSSFREKGETVAIYEMRGHDKVYIWSYQARGSFYLYETLGLKPPKAIQEEVLRPNQHTVIPLERLREYEADHMFFIAGVQHGWYEQMDKRLEESDVLRQLSAVKNGTFYPLKLEEFRFDEGERALLLINRFVSKLTQKTYPTIVHM from the coding sequence ATGACAACCCGTACTCATACCATTCTGCGCATGAAAGAGAGCAGAGAGCGATCTCTTTCTGTCAAACAAACGGTCTCCTGGCTGACAGCTTCACCTATGTTCTTGACAAGTGATGGATCTGTGTTAATTGAGATGGAAGGATTGGAATATGAGCTAAACGCAAAAGATAGCATGTTGATCCGCTCAGGTATAAACGTCATTATCCAATCTTTATCCAGCGAACAGGTGGTGATTCATACTGTCATATTTGACCAATTTACCTTGGCAAATGATGCACAAAATGAATTGGTCTATAAGGTGAATTATGATGATCTCCCGGATAATGGAGAAATCGTTAAAGGCTCTGCCACCCTTTTTTCCTACATCAAACAAATGAAGAGGAGTCAAAGCATTCAAGAACAGGTGAAGTGGCTGGAGGACATCATGCGCATTTTTCAGCGTCAATCCAAGCCATACACTGAAAAGGTGCATTATTCTATTGAAATGATTTTGCAGTATATGGCTGAGCATTATGAGCAAAAGCTAACAAGAAAAGACTTAGCCCATAAGATGGGCTTTCATGAGAGTTATTTTTCGACTTTTTTCAAACAAAGTATGGGACAGAGTGTGACTGACTATATTGCACAAATTCGAATAGATGAAGCAAAAAAACGTCTTCTGCAAACAGATGATCAAATTCAAATGATTGCGCGGCAAGTGGGCTATACAGACAGTTTATATTTCAGCAGGATATTCAAGCAGAAGACAGGGAGGTCCCCTAGTCAGTTCAGAAACAATCGAAGACCAGAGCGGATTGCAGCTTTTCAATTTGCCGGATCATTGGTCGCATTAGGCATTCGACCTGTCTGCATTGACCGAGAAACCTTTCTTCATTCAGATATACTCAAAGATCAGTTGCCCGGTTCTCTGGTCATAGATGAACACACGCCAGATGACATATTCAAATCACTTCAATTAGATTTAATCATCATCCCTAACTATTATTATTCAAAGCCTGCATTGATCAAACGGTTGGAGCGGATTGCACCTGTACTTGTTCTGCCATATGGTGGTGGTCATGCTGTACAAGAGGTCTTATTTACAGGGCGTCTGTTAGGAAGAGAGAAAGAGGCAGATGATTGGGTGAGACGCTTCGAATATCTGAGTCAAAAAGCGAGAGATGATTTATCTTCCTTTAGGGAAAAAGGAGAGACAGTCGCGATTTATGAAATGAGAGGACATGACAAAGTGTACATTTGGTCTTATCAGGCAAGAGGTTCCTTCTATCTTTACGAAACGCTTGGCTTAAAGCCTCCAAAGGCGATTCAAGAAGAAGTTCTTCGCCCGAATCAACATACAGTTATTCCTTTAGAGAGGCTAAGAGAATACGAGGCGGATCATATGTTTTTTATTGCAGGGGTTCAACATGGGTGGTATGAACAAATGGATAAACGGCTGGAGGAAAGCGATGTTCTCCGTCAATTGTCTGCTGTAAAAAACGGAACCTTCTATCCGCTAAAGCTAGAGGAATTTCGATTTGATGAAGGGGAGCGGGCGCTTCTTTTAATCAATCGTTTCGTCTCCAAATTGACACAGAAAACCTATCCAACAATTGTCCATATGTAA
- a CDS encoding TetR family transcriptional regulator — MSKREKIMLAAIDAFKEKGIEKTTISDIVKTAGVAQGTYYLYFPSKLSVMPAIAEHLISQMVPAIEKELTQHADVLDQADALVEFIFSFTRQYRDVLALTYSGLAATEHLKEWEDIYEPIYKWVAAFLEKAKQDKRVRANLNCQYAAKFIIGLLESSAEQMYLFTETDTEEVLIQKREVKQFLLYALGIETP; from the coding sequence GTGTCGAAACGAGAAAAGATTATGCTTGCTGCCATTGACGCGTTTAAAGAAAAAGGAATTGAAAAGACGACCATATCGGATATTGTGAAAACAGCAGGAGTGGCGCAAGGAACGTATTATTTATATTTTCCTTCAAAGCTGTCTGTCATGCCTGCTATTGCAGAACATCTGATCTCGCAGATGGTGCCTGCCATTGAAAAAGAACTCACTCAGCATGCGGATGTCCTCGATCAAGCAGATGCGCTTGTTGAATTTATCTTCTCTTTTACAAGACAATACCGTGATGTCCTTGCGCTAACCTACTCCGGCTTAGCTGCCACGGAGCATTTAAAGGAATGGGAAGATATTTATGAACCGATCTACAAATGGGTCGCTGCTTTTTTAGAAAAAGCAAAGCAGGACAAAAGAGTGCGGGCAAACTTGAACTGTCAATATGCAGCGAAATTCATTATCGGTTTACTTGAATCATCTGCTGAGCAAATGTACTTATTTACAGAAACAGATACAGAAGAGGTTCTGATTCAAAAGCGAGAGGTAAAGCAATTTCTTCTTTACGCTCTTGGCATAGAGACACCTTAA
- a CDS encoding VanZ family protein produces MTSSAIVSIVYFLLLVPLYLHMRYKQAKKHKRFIYLRTEMVLACLFIYTNVLLYLTVFPNRFSAPKDQVSVNLIPLQSIYQNLHAYHHGYPNLVFLNLAGNILLFVPLGFFLYQAFRTMRWQKAILAGFFSSTMIELLQWMFSQSGIITRSSDVDDILLNTLGTALGCILFWMYRRRKEKIK; encoded by the coding sequence ATGACATCCAGTGCTATCGTTTCCATTGTTTATTTTCTCCTGCTCGTCCCGCTCTATCTTCATATGAGATACAAACAGGCGAAAAAGCACAAACGCTTTATTTACTTGCGAACAGAAATGGTTCTTGCCTGTCTGTTTATTTATACAAATGTTTTATTATATTTGACGGTCTTTCCAAATCGTTTTTCGGCACCAAAGGATCAGGTGAGTGTCAACCTCATACCTTTGCAATCCATTTATCAAAATCTCCACGCCTACCACCATGGCTACCCAAATCTTGTTTTTTTAAATTTGGCAGGGAACATTTTGTTGTTTGTGCCTCTTGGCTTTTTTCTTTATCAAGCCTTCCGCACCATGCGCTGGCAAAAGGCGATTCTTGCTGGCTTTTTCTCGTCAACGATGATTGAATTGCTTCAATGGATGTTCTCGCAATCTGGTATCATTACAAGAAGCAGTGATGTTGATGATATCCTTTTAAATACACTTGGCACTGCACTAGGTTGTATTTTGTTTTGGATGTATCGACGAAGGAAGGAGAAAATTAAGTGA
- a CDS encoding DUF6884 domain-containing protein, whose product MKRVCIIPCGAKKIWDVHPDAGSQPANLVYLSPLHQRTKSYAQTFFSDWLILSAKHGFLKADDIIHENYDVAFGTPNADQMTREALRQQFHEKHLSAYDELVVLGGKKYRKVIDPLLHPHQTTIYPLAPYKGIGYMLQALKQAVETKIELPPHI is encoded by the coding sequence GTGAAGCGAGTTTGTATCATTCCATGTGGAGCGAAGAAAATCTGGGACGTCCATCCAGATGCAGGGAGCCAGCCGGCAAATCTTGTTTATTTAAGTCCGCTGCATCAGCGTACGAAAAGCTACGCCCAAACGTTCTTTTCAGACTGGCTCATCTTATCAGCGAAGCACGGATTCTTAAAGGCAGATGATATCATTCATGAAAATTATGATGTGGCTTTCGGTACACCGAACGCTGATCAGATGACACGAGAAGCACTAAGACAGCAATTTCATGAAAAACATCTCTCTGCATATGATGAATTAGTGGTACTAGGTGGAAAGAAATATCGAAAGGTGATCGACCCTTTATTACATCCTCATCAAACAACGATTTATCCGCTAGCTCCGTATAAAGGAATAGGCTATATGCTTCAGGCGTTAAAACAAGCCGTTGAGACAAAAATAGAACTTCCGCCGCATATTTAA
- a CDS encoding class D sortase codes for MKKRTLLGSFLVVTGLMLISVPYIYEWRTSQETAAMEQALKMIEENDSDALSSIPHLTVSEEDLRDVMELEIPSIDLNEKVLPVTTKENLGIALTQIKSHQMPGEGNFTIAGHRGYRGDRLFRQLPEVPKGEKVVLHHQAETYEYKIVSSATIEPTDVDVLKDRGKNELTLITCTLDGQKRFVLKGIRINALKGEQPSDV; via the coding sequence ATGAAAAAAAGAACCTTATTAGGCAGCTTTTTGGTGGTTACGGGGCTAATGCTCATTTCCGTTCCTTATATATATGAGTGGCGAACTTCTCAAGAGACAGCGGCAATGGAACAGGCATTAAAGATGATAGAAGAAAATGACAGTGATGCCCTTTCTTCTATTCCACATCTCACTGTGTCAGAAGAAGACCTTCGAGATGTAATGGAGCTAGAGATCCCGTCAATTGATTTAAACGAAAAAGTGCTTCCTGTTACAACAAAAGAAAATTTAGGTATTGCACTGACTCAGATCAAATCTCATCAAATGCCAGGTGAAGGGAATTTCACGATTGCAGGCCATAGAGGGTATAGAGGCGATCGGCTTTTCAGGCAGCTGCCAGAGGTGCCGAAAGGAGAAAAAGTCGTCTTACATCATCAAGCGGAAACATACGAATATAAAATTGTCAGCTCAGCTACAATTGAACCGACGGATGTGGATGTACTAAAGGATCGTGGTAAAAATGAACTGACATTGATCACTTGTACTCTTGATGGCCAGAAACGATTTGTCTTAAAAGGAATACGAATCAATGCTTTAAAGGGTGAGCAACCGTCGGATGTATAA
- a CDS encoding ABC transporter substrate-binding protein, with protein sequence MKKTYWICAVILILVLSACGKKEEDKTAETKQQTKTIETVKGKIDIPANPKRILIDGYLGSAIALDVHPVGATTQDLKNVHLKDKIKGIEDISDERSAEKVLSLKPDLIITAVQDEKVYDVYKKIAPTLVYPYNSFKDAHEEITALAKVLNKEEEGKTFLASFDRRIEAARKKVNSALKKNETVSIMGAFKNDVYVYGNGIYRGGQALYQQLKMNPPKEVEDTILNSKTGYEVLSYETLPKYAGDYIFIDESNGGTFDKNNSIWKSLKAVKKEQTYQLDAEFFWPYDPIAVANQAEKFADILTELSER encoded by the coding sequence ATGAAAAAAACATATTGGATATGTGCTGTCATCTTAATCCTGGTATTGTCAGCCTGTGGTAAAAAAGAAGAAGACAAAACGGCAGAAACAAAGCAGCAAACAAAAACCATTGAGACTGTAAAAGGGAAAATCGACATTCCAGCGAACCCAAAACGCATTCTTATAGATGGATATTTAGGCAGTGCAATTGCATTGGATGTTCACCCTGTAGGTGCAACGACACAAGATTTAAAGAATGTCCATTTGAAGGACAAGATCAAAGGAATTGAGGATATCAGTGACGAACGTTCAGCTGAAAAAGTTCTTAGTCTAAAGCCTGATCTGATTATCACAGCCGTACAGGATGAAAAGGTCTATGATGTGTATAAAAAAATAGCGCCAACACTTGTATATCCTTACAATTCATTCAAAGACGCACACGAAGAAATCACGGCTTTGGCAAAGGTGTTAAACAAAGAAGAGGAAGGAAAGACGTTTCTCGCCTCCTTTGATCGACGAATTGAAGCAGCTCGAAAAAAAGTAAATTCTGCATTAAAGAAAAATGAAACAGTCTCCATCATGGGCGCATTTAAAAATGATGTGTATGTGTATGGGAACGGAATTTACCGAGGTGGACAGGCGCTATATCAACAATTGAAAATGAACCCACCAAAAGAGGTCGAAGATACAATTTTAAACAGCAAGACAGGCTACGAAGTACTCTCTTATGAAACCCTTCCGAAATATGCTGGAGATTATATATTCATTGATGAATCCAATGGCGGGACATTTGATAAAAATAATTCCATCTGGAAGAGTTTAAAAGCTGTCAAAAAAGAGCAAACCTACCAACTGGATGCAGAGTTCTTTTGGCCGTATGACCCGATTGCAGTAGCGAACCAAGCTGAAAAGTTTGCCGACATATTGACAGAATTGTCCGAGCGGTAG
- a CDS encoding DMT family transporter — protein sequence MGWFFVLLASACEIGGTIGLNMFSKKKQITTGILFVGGFALSFLFLYASFSSVQVSVAYTVWIGLGTAGSVLFNMILFKEPKNMIRILSLLLIVIGVVGLKLFA from the coding sequence ATGGGCTGGTTTTTTGTACTGTTAGCCTCTGCCTGCGAAATCGGCGGAACCATTGGCCTCAATATGTTTAGTAAGAAAAAGCAAATCACGACAGGCATTTTATTTGTTGGCGGGTTTGCCTTATCCTTTTTGTTTTTATACGCCTCGTTCTCTTCCGTTCAAGTATCCGTTGCCTATACGGTCTGGATTGGTCTTGGAACGGCGGGCTCTGTCTTATTTAATATGATTCTATTTAAAGAGCCGAAAAACATGATTCGTATCCTCAGCCTGCTGCTGATTGTGATTGGTGTGGTTGGGCTGAAGTTGTTCGCTTGA
- a CDS encoding DMT family transporter: MKKSWMYVALTCLFELLWVFGLNKADAVWEWAIIICLIPVDFYFLMKACEKLPTGTVYAVFAGVGTIGTSLMDYALFGGSFSLEKLLFMGILILGIIGLKVSDGEAHEQKGEAV; this comes from the coding sequence ATGAAAAAAAGCTGGATGTATGTCGCACTCACTTGTTTATTTGAATTACTTTGGGTGTTTGGTTTAAATAAAGCTGATGCGGTGTGGGAATGGGCGATCATTATCTGTCTGATCCCCGTTGATTTTTATTTTTTAATGAAAGCTTGCGAGAAGCTGCCGACAGGGACCGTGTACGCCGTGTTTGCCGGAGTTGGAACGATTGGTACGTCTTTGATGGATTATGCGCTGTTCGGCGGTTCGTTTTCATTAGAAAAGCTCTTATTTATGGGCATTTTAATTCTCGGCATTATTGGACTGAAAGTGTCTGATGGAGAAGCACATGAACAGAAAGGAGAAGCGGTATAA
- a CDS encoding NAD(P)/FAD-dependent oxidoreductase, giving the protein MTDQLELFDVTIIGGGPAGMYTAFYSGMRDLKTKVLEYNESLGGKILLYPEKVIWDVGGLPPTRGEQLIQQLETQAKTFEPEIALNQKITTFERDEHHNILLTAENGDRHLTKTLILAMGHGIPVQRKLEIEHADRYEVTNLYYTVQELKTFAGKRVVISGGGDSAVDWANALVPIAESVTVVHRRDMFGGHEKNVAHMKASCTRILTPHELTELHGQGDKIDAVSIQNIETGEIERMETDAVIVNHGMKGDLSILSEWGLKQGEWGLIEVNEKMETNLPGVYAVGDLCTHKSKVRLIAGTFVDGVNALNSAKLYIEPEAEKVAYVSSHNERFKEKNKELQTAGAR; this is encoded by the coding sequence ATGACAGATCAGCTTGAATTGTTTGACGTCACCATTATTGGCGGCGGTCCAGCAGGAATGTACACCGCCTTTTATAGTGGGATGCGGGACTTAAAGACCAAGGTACTGGAGTATAACGAAAGCCTTGGAGGAAAAATCCTACTGTATCCTGAAAAGGTCATTTGGGATGTAGGCGGTTTGCCGCCAACAAGAGGAGAACAGCTCATTCAGCAGCTGGAGACGCAGGCGAAAACATTTGAACCAGAGATTGCACTGAATCAGAAAATCACGACATTTGAGCGCGATGAACATCATAATATTTTGTTGACGGCTGAAAATGGTGATCGCCATTTGACGAAGACCCTCATTTTAGCGATGGGCCACGGCATTCCTGTCCAGCGGAAACTTGAAATCGAGCATGCAGACCGCTATGAAGTGACAAACCTTTATTACACCGTGCAGGAGCTAAAGACTTTTGCAGGAAAGCGTGTGGTCATCTCTGGAGGCGGCGATTCTGCGGTTGACTGGGCAAATGCCCTTGTTCCAATTGCTGAAAGTGTCACCGTCGTGCATCGCCGTGATATGTTTGGCGGACATGAGAAAAATGTCGCCCACATGAAGGCATCTTGCACACGAATTTTAACCCCGCATGAACTGACAGAGCTTCACGGTCAAGGCGATAAAATTGATGCTGTGTCCATCCAAAACATAGAGACAGGCGAAATCGAGCGAATGGAAACAGACGCTGTCATCGTCAACCATGGCATGAAAGGCGATTTAAGTATTCTATCCGAATGGGGACTCAAGCAAGGTGAATGGGGACTGATCGAGGTCAATGAAAAAATGGAAACCAATTTACCCGGCGTCTATGCAGTAGGCGATTTATGTACACATAAAAGCAAGGTTCGCTTAATTGCTGGGACGTTTGTTGACGGAGTCAATGCGCTTAATAGCGCAAAGCTTTACATCGAACCAGAAGCTGAAAAAGTGGCATACGTTTCCTCACATAACGAACGCTTTAAAGAGAAAAACAAAGAATTGCAAACGGCTGGAGCTCGTTAA